A window from Hemicordylus capensis ecotype Gifberg chromosome 2, rHemCap1.1.pri, whole genome shotgun sequence encodes these proteins:
- the LOC128344828 gene encoding zinc finger protein 239-like isoform X2, giving the protein MGETPLWRPWEQESASASREREEGPQETHSVEEAAESVPSVGGCRISRESAMLARTDTGDLQEIENWRDPSGRSSEQTEQEEQKENLWNQEGPERQAEKHKEEKRAEKTTAENQTQREENEQLEAQLTTHTEGKPNKDLENVCQSKTLSGDKQLHGEERPYKCLVCGKAFSSKPGLSRHGRMHTGKKPHKCLECGKSFFQKHHLTIHQRSHTGEKPYKCSDCDKSFRRQQTLINHKVIHTGERPYKCSYCDKSFNQGTHLTVHQRIHTGERPYKCSYCDKSFSRSQALIKHKRIHTGERPYKCSYCDKRFRQRTNLIVHERIHTGERPYKCPHCEKTFTQKIQLAKHETTHTVKESYQCSHCGKRLPNKSDLLLHQRTHKEKKP; this is encoded by the exons ATGGGGGAAACCCCACTATGGCGACCGTGGGAACAG GAAAGTGCCTCAGCAAGTCGGGAAAGAGAAGAAGGTCCCCAGGAAACCCACTCAGTGGAGGAAGCTGCAGAATCTGTTCCTAGTGTTGGAGGTTGCAGGATTTCCAGGGAAAGCGCAATGCTGGCAAGAACCGACACAG GTGACCTGCAGGAGATTGAGAATTGGAGGGATCCAAGTGGGAGATCCTCGGAACAAACTGAACAAGAAGAACAGAAAGAGAACCTCTGGAATCAAGAAGGCCCAGAGAGGCAGGCAGAAAAGCACAAAGAGGAGAAGAGGGCTGAGAAAACCACGGCAGAAAACCAAACACAAAGGGAGGAGAATGAGCAGCTTGAGGCTCAGTTGACTACCCACACAGAGGGGAAACCAAACAAAGACTTGGAGAATGTCTGTCAGAGCAAAACCCTTTCTGGAGATAAACAGCTCCATGGAGAAGAGAGGCcctataaatgcttggtgtgtggaaaggcCTTCAGTTCCAAACCAGGGTTGAGTAGACATGGCAGAATGCACACTGgaaagaaaccacataaatgcttggaatgtggaaagagcttttttCAGAAACATCACCTTACTATACATCAAAGatcccacacaggggagaagccatacaAATGCTCTGATTGTGACAAAAGCTTTCGTCGTCAACAAACTCTCATTAATCATAAagtaattcacacaggagagaggcCATACAAATGCTCATACTGTGACAAAAGCTTTAATCAGGGTACACAccttactgtgcatcaaagaattcacacaggagagaggcCATACAAATGCTCATATTGTGACAAAAGCTTTAGTCGTTCACAAGCTCTTATTAAGCataaaagaattcacacaggagagaggcCATACAAATGCTCATACTGTGACAAAAGATTTAGGCAGCGAACAAACCTTATCGTgcatgaaagaattcacacaggagaaagaCCATATAAATGCCCACACTGTGAAAAAACCTTCACTCAAAAAATTCAACTTGCTAAGCATGAAACAACCCACACAGTGAAGGAATCATATCAATGCTCCCACTGTGGAAAAAGGTTACCTAATAAATCTGATCTTCTTCTACATCAAAGGACTCACAAAGAGAAGAAACCATAG
- the LOC128344828 gene encoding zinc finger protein 239-like isoform X1, with translation MGETPLWRPWEQQESASASREREEGPQETHSVEEAAESVPSVGGCRISRESAMLARTDTGDLQEIENWRDPSGRSSEQTEQEEQKENLWNQEGPERQAEKHKEEKRAEKTTAENQTQREENEQLEAQLTTHTEGKPNKDLENVCQSKTLSGDKQLHGEERPYKCLVCGKAFSSKPGLSRHGRMHTGKKPHKCLECGKSFFQKHHLTIHQRSHTGEKPYKCSDCDKSFRRQQTLINHKVIHTGERPYKCSYCDKSFNQGTHLTVHQRIHTGERPYKCSYCDKSFSRSQALIKHKRIHTGERPYKCSYCDKRFRQRTNLIVHERIHTGERPYKCPHCEKTFTQKIQLAKHETTHTVKESYQCSHCGKRLPNKSDLLLHQRTHKEKKP, from the exons ATGGGGGAAACCCCACTATGGCGACCGTGGGAACAG CAGGAAAGTGCCTCAGCAAGTCGGGAAAGAGAAGAAGGTCCCCAGGAAACCCACTCAGTGGAGGAAGCTGCAGAATCTGTTCCTAGTGTTGGAGGTTGCAGGATTTCCAGGGAAAGCGCAATGCTGGCAAGAACCGACACAG GTGACCTGCAGGAGATTGAGAATTGGAGGGATCCAAGTGGGAGATCCTCGGAACAAACTGAACAAGAAGAACAGAAAGAGAACCTCTGGAATCAAGAAGGCCCAGAGAGGCAGGCAGAAAAGCACAAAGAGGAGAAGAGGGCTGAGAAAACCACGGCAGAAAACCAAACACAAAGGGAGGAGAATGAGCAGCTTGAGGCTCAGTTGACTACCCACACAGAGGGGAAACCAAACAAAGACTTGGAGAATGTCTGTCAGAGCAAAACCCTTTCTGGAGATAAACAGCTCCATGGAGAAGAGAGGCcctataaatgcttggtgtgtggaaaggcCTTCAGTTCCAAACCAGGGTTGAGTAGACATGGCAGAATGCACACTGgaaagaaaccacataaatgcttggaatgtggaaagagcttttttCAGAAACATCACCTTACTATACATCAAAGatcccacacaggggagaagccatacaAATGCTCTGATTGTGACAAAAGCTTTCGTCGTCAACAAACTCTCATTAATCATAAagtaattcacacaggagagaggcCATACAAATGCTCATACTGTGACAAAAGCTTTAATCAGGGTACACAccttactgtgcatcaaagaattcacacaggagagaggcCATACAAATGCTCATATTGTGACAAAAGCTTTAGTCGTTCACAAGCTCTTATTAAGCataaaagaattcacacaggagagaggcCATACAAATGCTCATACTGTGACAAAAGATTTAGGCAGCGAACAAACCTTATCGTgcatgaaagaattcacacaggagaaagaCCATATAAATGCCCACACTGTGAAAAAACCTTCACTCAAAAAATTCAACTTGCTAAGCATGAAACAACCCACACAGTGAAGGAATCATATCAATGCTCCCACTGTGGAAAAAGGTTACCTAATAAATCTGATCTTCTTCTACATCAAAGGACTCACAAAGAGAAGAAACCATAG
- the LOC128344828 gene encoding zinc finger protein 239-like isoform X3, whose translation MLARTDTGDLQEIENWRDPSGRSSEQTEQEEQKENLWNQEGPERQAEKHKEEKRAEKTTAENQTQREENEQLEAQLTTHTEGKPNKDLENVCQSKTLSGDKQLHGEERPYKCLVCGKAFSSKPGLSRHGRMHTGKKPHKCLECGKSFFQKHHLTIHQRSHTGEKPYKCSDCDKSFRRQQTLINHKVIHTGERPYKCSYCDKSFNQGTHLTVHQRIHTGERPYKCSYCDKSFSRSQALIKHKRIHTGERPYKCSYCDKRFRQRTNLIVHERIHTGERPYKCPHCEKTFTQKIQLAKHETTHTVKESYQCSHCGKRLPNKSDLLLHQRTHKEKKP comes from the exons ATGCTGGCAAGAACCGACACAG GTGACCTGCAGGAGATTGAGAATTGGAGGGATCCAAGTGGGAGATCCTCGGAACAAACTGAACAAGAAGAACAGAAAGAGAACCTCTGGAATCAAGAAGGCCCAGAGAGGCAGGCAGAAAAGCACAAAGAGGAGAAGAGGGCTGAGAAAACCACGGCAGAAAACCAAACACAAAGGGAGGAGAATGAGCAGCTTGAGGCTCAGTTGACTACCCACACAGAGGGGAAACCAAACAAAGACTTGGAGAATGTCTGTCAGAGCAAAACCCTTTCTGGAGATAAACAGCTCCATGGAGAAGAGAGGCcctataaatgcttggtgtgtggaaaggcCTTCAGTTCCAAACCAGGGTTGAGTAGACATGGCAGAATGCACACTGgaaagaaaccacataaatgcttggaatgtggaaagagcttttttCAGAAACATCACCTTACTATACATCAAAGatcccacacaggggagaagccatacaAATGCTCTGATTGTGACAAAAGCTTTCGTCGTCAACAAACTCTCATTAATCATAAagtaattcacacaggagagaggcCATACAAATGCTCATACTGTGACAAAAGCTTTAATCAGGGTACACAccttactgtgcatcaaagaattcacacaggagagaggcCATACAAATGCTCATATTGTGACAAAAGCTTTAGTCGTTCACAAGCTCTTATTAAGCataaaagaattcacacaggagagaggcCATACAAATGCTCATACTGTGACAAAAGATTTAGGCAGCGAACAAACCTTATCGTgcatgaaagaattcacacaggagaaagaCCATATAAATGCCCACACTGTGAAAAAACCTTCACTCAAAAAATTCAACTTGCTAAGCATGAAACAACCCACACAGTGAAGGAATCATATCAATGCTCCCACTGTGGAAAAAGGTTACCTAATAAATCTGATCTTCTTCTACATCAAAGGACTCACAAAGAGAAGAAACCATAG
- the LOC128344828 gene encoding zinc finger protein 501-like isoform X4: MATDNGEKCVLEDSDLVGLSVTSMKQEEETHSEHCEQRRASPSQEREEGPQETHTMEEAAESVPSVGGFGIARESTVLAGTEPGDMQESEDWGDPRGRPSSGGVAHEEWEENLWNQDGPGRQEGKRTEEKKDEKTKEENPTERENKQFNARLTTHTEEKQNTDTENVGQSKNLSGYLKFYRVEGPYKCLVCGKAFNWSSGLIRHQKTHTGEKPHKCLECGKSFYQKPHLTLHQRMHTGEKPYKCSHCDKSFSDQTTFIRHERMHIGERPYKCSRCDKSFTRKANLTKHEETHTAPILYKCSHCGKKFLKKFHLLQHQMTHKKKKP, translated from the exons ATGGCCACAGATAATGGGGAGAAATGTGTGCTGGAGGATTCCGATCTTGTGGGACTCAGTGTGACATCAATGAAGCAAGAAGAGGAGACTCATTCTGAGCACTGTGAGCAGAGAAGGGCCTCCCCAAgtcaggaaagagaagaaggtccACAGGAAACCCACACAATGGAGGAAGCAGCAGAATCGGTTCCTAGTGTTGGAGGATTCGGGATTGCCAGGGAAAGCACAGTGCTGGCAGGAACCGAACCAG GTGACATGCAGGAGAGTGAGGATTGGGGAGATCCAAGAGGGAGACCATCATCAGGAGGAGTGGCACATGAAGAATGGGAAGAGAACCTTTGGAATCAGGATGGtccagggaggcaggagggaaagcgCACTGAGGAAAAGAAGGATGAGAAAACCAAAGAAGAAAACCCAACAGAAAGAGAGAACAAGCAGTTTAATGCTCGGTTGACAACCCACACAGaggagaaacaaaacacagacacGGAGAATGTTGGTCAGAGCAAAAATCTTTCTGGATATCTAAAGTTCTACAGAGTAGAGGGACcctataaatgcttggtgtgtggaaaggcCTTCAACTGGAGCTCAGGTCTTATTAGACATCAAAaaacccacacaggagaaaaaccacataaatgcctggaatgtggaaagagcttttatCAGAAACCTCACCTTACTTTACATCAAAGAAtgcacactggagagaagccctACAAATGCTCTCACTGTGACAAAAGCTTTAGTGATCAAACAACCTTTATTAGGCATGAAAGAATGCACATAGGAGAGAGGCCATACAAATGCTCACGCTGTGACAAAAGCTTCACTCGGAAAGCTAACCTTACTAAGCATGAAGAAACCCACACAGCGCCCATACTGTATAAATGTTCACACTGTGGCAAAAAGTTCCTTAAGAAATTTCATCTTCTTCAACATCAAATGACCCACAAAAAGAAGAAACCATAG